One part of the Fusobacterium pseudoperiodonticum genome encodes these proteins:
- a CDS encoding adhesion protein FadA, translating to MKIKFILGVMLVVGAVSYSAEATDPVAQEVINEVRNIEAEYQALMQKEAERKEEFIQEKANLEKEVKELKEKQLGREELYAKLKEDSKIRWHRDEYKKLLKRFDEYYNKLEQKIADKEQQITELTKLLEVLN from the coding sequence ATGAAAATAAAATTTATTTTAGGTGTAATGTTAGTAGTGGGAGCAGTTTCTTACTCGGCAGAAGCAACAGATCCTGTAGCTCAAGAAGTAATAAACGAAGTAAGAAATATTGAGGCAGAGTATCAAGCTTTAATGCAAAAGGAAGCTGAAAGAAAAGAAGAATTTATTCAAGAAAAAGCAAATCTTGAAAAAGAAGTAAAGGAATTAAAGGAAAAACAATTAGGTAGAGAAGAGCTTTACGCAAAGTTAAAAGAAGATTCAAAGATAAGATGGCACAGAGATGAGTACAAAAAATTATTAAAAAGATTCGATGAATACTACAACAAGTTAGAACAAAAAATTGCAGACAAAGAACAACAAATCACAGAATTAACAAAATTATTAGAAGTTTTAAATTAA
- a CDS encoding helix-turn-helix domain-containing protein — protein sequence MKLVSNFAERLKLALEIRNMKASKLSELTNVNKSTISQYLSGEYEAKKDRVELFAEVLNVNELWLRGYEFPMENGDDKEKDFLIKEYQLSADEIREYENIAMTTSTLMFNGKPASEEDKIELEKVLKEFFVRALLKKRADENNDRKKKKRNSKIN from the coding sequence ATGAAATTGGTGAGTAATTTTGCAGAGAGATTAAAACTTGCTTTGGAAATTAGAAATATGAAAGCAAGTAAATTGTCAGAATTAACCAATGTAAATAAGTCTACTATTTCTCAATATCTTAGTGGAGAGTATGAAGCAAAAAAAGATAGGGTAGAACTATTTGCAGAAGTTTTAAATGTAAATGAACTTTGGTTGCGAGGCTATGAATTTCCTATGGAAAATGGAGACGATAAAGAAAAAGATTTTTTAATTAAAGAGTATCAGTTAAGTGCAGACGAAATAAGAGAATACGAAAATATAGCAATGACTACTTCAACACTTATGTTTAATGGAAAGCCAGCATCAGAAGAAGACAAAATTGAATTAGAAAAAGTTTTGAAGGAATTTTTTGTTCGAGCATTGCTTAAAAAGAGAGCTGATGAAAATAATGACAGAAAGAAGAAAAAAAGAAATTCTAAAATTAATTGA
- a CDS encoding ImmA/IrrE family metallo-endopeptidase, whose amino-acid sequence MKIMTERRKKEILKLIDDLYFEFGTKNPVSICKGLDIEIVSANIEMKGLYTVILNSKLIVIQSLLEGFAKLFVIGHELFHALEHNCDEIRFFREHTSFKTSIYEEEANFFSVQLLKDYIEYHQDEVADLEIAEEIEKFI is encoded by the coding sequence ATGAAAATAATGACAGAAAGAAGAAAAAAAGAAATTCTAAAATTAATTGATGATTTATATTTTGAGTTTGGGACAAAGAATCCTGTAAGTATTTGTAAGGGATTAGATATTGAAATTGTTTCAGCTAATATAGAAATGAAAGGGCTATATACTGTTATTTTAAATTCAAAATTAATAGTTATTCAATCTTTACTTGAGGGCTTTGCAAAACTTTTTGTCATAGGACATGAACTTTTCCACGCTCTCGAACATAATTGTGATGAAATAAGATTTTTTAGAGAACACACTAGTTTTAAAACTTCTATCTATGAAGAAGAGGCTAATTTCTTTTCAGTTCAACTTTTAAAAGATTATATTGAATATCATCAAGATGAAGTTGCTGACTTAGAAATTGCTGAAGAAATAGAAAAATTCATATAA
- the gmhA gene encoding D-sedoheptulose 7-phosphate isomerase: MNLITSYKTELELLKKFIEEEEERKETEKVAKKLADIFTKGNKVLICGNGGSNCDAMHFIEEFTGRFRKERRALPAISISDPSHITCVANDYGFDYIFSKGVEAYGKEGDMFIGISTSGNSANVIKAVEQAKAQGLVTVALLGKDGGKLKGQCDYEFVVPGKTSDRVQEIHMMILHIIIEGVERIMFPENYEGE, from the coding sequence ATGAATTTAATAACTTCATATAAAACAGAATTAGAATTATTAAAAAAATTCATTGAAGAAGAAGAAGAAAGAAAAGAAACTGAAAAAGTAGCTAAGAAATTAGCAGATATATTTACTAAAGGAAACAAAGTTTTAATCTGCGGGAATGGTGGTAGTAACTGTGATGCCATGCATTTCATAGAAGAATTTACAGGAAGATTTAGAAAAGAAAGAAGAGCCTTACCAGCAATTTCTATATCAGATCCATCTCATATAACTTGTGTTGCAAATGATTATGGTTTTGATTATATCTTTTCAAAAGGTGTTGAAGCCTATGGAAAAGAAGGAGATATGTTCATAGGAATTTCAACTAGTGGAAATTCTGCCAATGTTATAAAGGCAGTTGAACAAGCTAAAGCACAAGGACTTGTAACTGTTGCTTTACTTGGAAAAGATGGAGGAAAGCTTAAGGGGCAATGTGATTATGAATTTGTTGTTCCTGGAAAAACATCAGATAGAGTACAAGAAATTCATATGATGATACTTCATATAATAATTGAAGGTGTTGAAAGAATAATGTTCCCTGAAAATTATGAGGGAGAATAA
- a CDS encoding LysR family transcriptional regulator has translation MDLHYLEIFYEVAKAKSFTKAAEKLFINQSAVSIQVKKFEDILKVKLFDRSSKKIKLTYTGETLYKMAEDIFEKVKRAEKEISRVIEFDRARIAIGASAIIAEPLLPSLMKEFSSIHEEIEYNITMSNKEHLLKLLKEGELDVIIIDSQHITDSNLEIIPIEKGPYVLISSKHYDNIKDIEKDAIITRDVIQNNNKAIEYIEDRYGINFTKKINVLGNLEVIKGLVREGIGNVILPYYSVYKDIRKGTFKVIAKIDEIKDGYELIITKDKKDLSQITKFIDLVKSHKIVMEGSRN, from the coding sequence GTGGATCTGCACTATTTAGAAATTTTTTATGAAGTTGCTAAAGCTAAGAGTTTCACAAAGGCTGCTGAAAAACTTTTCATCAATCAGTCAGCAGTTTCTATTCAAGTAAAAAAATTTGAAGACATATTAAAAGTAAAATTATTCGATAGAAGTTCAAAAAAAATTAAGCTTACTTATACAGGGGAAACTTTGTATAAAATGGCTGAAGATATTTTTGAAAAGGTAAAAAGAGCAGAAAAAGAAATCTCAAGAGTTATAGAATTTGATAGGGCAAGAATAGCAATAGGAGCTTCAGCTATCATCGCAGAACCTTTACTTCCTAGTCTTATGAAAGAATTTTCTTCTATACATGAAGAAATTGAATATAATATAACTATGTCAAATAAAGAACATCTGTTAAAACTTCTTAAAGAAGGAGAACTAGATGTGATAATAATAGATAGCCAACATATAACAGATTCTAATTTGGAAATAATTCCTATAGAAAAAGGTCCTTATGTTTTAATTAGCTCAAAGCATTATGATAATATAAAAGATATTGAAAAGGATGCTATTATCACAAGAGATGTAATACAAAATAATAATAAGGCTATTGAATATATTGAAGATAGATATGGTATTAACTTTACCAAAAAAATCAATGTTCTTGGAAACTTGGAAGTAATAAAAGGTCTAGTTAGAGAAGGAATAGGGAATGTAATACTTCCGTATTATTCTGTATATAAGGATATAAGAAAAGGAACTTTCAAAGTTATAGCTAAAATTGATGAAATTAAAGATGGATATGAACTTATTATCACTAAAGATAAAAAAGATCTATCTCAAATAACAAAGTTTATTGATTTAGTTAAAAGTCATAAGATAGTTATGGAAGGTTCTAGAAATTAG
- a CDS encoding APC family permease: MGNNQNNEKMKFWSIVLLTINGIIGTGIFLSPGAVAKLVGDKAAMIYLAAAAFAAVLAVSFAAASKYVVKSGAAYAYSKAAFGDEVGSYVGITRVVSASIAWGVLATGVVKTALSIFGKDSSDMKTVTIGFITLMLVLLIINLIGTKLLTIISNISTIGKIGALGITIIAGIFILVFSDGANLQDLTILKDADGKNIIPEFTTSVFVTALVGAFYAFTGFESVASGSADMEKPEKNLPRAIPLAIGIIALIYFGIVFVSMYIDPVAMVTSKEPVVLASVFKNQILQKIIIIGALMSMFGINVAASFLTPRVFEAMAQEKQVPEFFTKRTKGGLPLTSFILTAGIAVIIPLAFNYNMAGIIIISSISRFIQFIIVPLAVITFYFGKSKEETLNANKNVITDVIIPIVGLFLTILLLVKFNWAQQFSTKLDDGTTTLNIKAVVSMVIGYVILPICLRIYMRGKK; this comes from the coding sequence ATGGGAAATAATCAAAATAATGAAAAAATGAAATTTTGGTCAATAGTTTTATTAACTATTAATGGTATTATAGGAACTGGTATATTTTTATCACCTGGAGCCGTAGCAAAATTAGTTGGAGATAAAGCAGCAATGATTTACTTAGCAGCAGCAGCTTTTGCAGCTGTGTTAGCAGTATCTTTTGCAGCTGCTTCAAAATATGTTGTGAAATCTGGAGCAGCTTATGCTTATTCAAAGGCTGCCTTTGGAGATGAAGTTGGTTCTTATGTTGGTATAACAAGAGTTGTATCCGCAAGTATAGCTTGGGGAGTTTTGGCAACAGGGGTTGTAAAAACTGCTCTTTCTATCTTTGGAAAAGACTCATCTGATATGAAAACAGTAACAATAGGTTTTATAACTTTAATGTTAGTCTTATTAATTATAAATTTAATTGGAACTAAACTTCTTACAATAATCAGTAATATATCAACAATTGGAAAAATAGGAGCTTTAGGAATAACTATAATAGCAGGTATATTTATATTAGTTTTTTCTGATGGAGCTAATTTACAAGATTTAACTATATTAAAAGATGCTGATGGTAAAAATATAATTCCAGAATTTACAACTTCAGTATTTGTTACAGCACTTGTGGGAGCTTTCTATGCTTTCACTGGTTTTGAAAGTGTTGCAAGTGGTTCAGCTGATATGGAAAAACCTGAAAAAAATCTTCCAAGAGCAATTCCACTGGCTATTGGAATAATAGCTCTTATATATTTTGGAATAGTATTTGTGTCTATGTATATTGATCCAGTAGCTATGGTAACATCAAAAGAACCTGTTGTTTTAGCCTCTGTTTTTAAAAATCAAATATTACAAAAGATAATAATTATAGGTGCACTTATGTCAATGTTTGGAATAAATGTTGCAGCTTCATTTTTAACTCCAAGAGTTTTTGAAGCTATGGCTCAAGAAAAACAAGTTCCAGAATTTTTTACTAAAAGAACTAAAGGTGGCTTACCTCTAACTTCTTTTATATTAACAGCTGGAATAGCTGTTATAATCCCATTAGCTTTTAACTATAATATGGCAGGGATTATAATAATCAGTTCAATATCAAGATTTATTCAATTTATAATAGTCCCATTGGCTGTAATTACATTTTATTTTGGAAAGAGCAAAGAAGAAACTTTGAATGCTAATAAAAATGTTATCACAGATGTTATAATTCCAATAGTAGGACTATTCCTTACAATTTTATTATTAGTAAAATTTAATTGGGCTCAACAATTCTCAACTAAACTAGATGATGGTACAACTACTCTTAATATAAAAGCTGTAGTATCAATGGTTATAGGATATGTAATTCTTCCAATATGCCTAAGAATATATATGAGAGGGAAAAAGTAA
- a CDS encoding gamma-glutamyl-gamma-aminobutyrate hydrolase family protein, translating to MSKKPIIGISSSVIVDDSGSFAGYKRAYVNKDYVDAVVRAGGVPLIIPFTTDKEVIISQVQVIDALILSGGHDVSPYNYGQEPNPKLGETFPERDTYDMLLLEESKKRNIPILGICRGSQIINVAAGGTLYQDLSLIPGNVLKHNQVSKPTLKTHKIQIEENSVISSIFGKETMVNSFHHQAIDKLGTDLKVVARASDGVVEAIEHKTYKFLVAVQWHPEMLAVECDEARKLFNRLIEEAKK from the coding sequence ATGTCGAAAAAACCAATAATTGGAATATCATCAAGTGTAATAGTTGATGACAGTGGAAGTTTTGCAGGATATAAAAGAGCCTATGTAAATAAAGATTATGTAGATGCTGTTGTAAGAGCAGGAGGAGTTCCTCTTATAATACCATTTACTACAGATAAAGAAGTTATTATTAGTCAAGTCCAAGTAATAGATGCTTTGATACTATCAGGTGGACATGATGTAAGCCCATATAACTATGGACAAGAACCTAATCCAAAATTAGGAGAAACTTTCCCTGAAAGAGATACTTATGATATGCTTTTATTAGAAGAAAGTAAAAAAAGAAACATTCCTATTTTAGGAATTTGTAGAGGTTCTCAAATAATAAATGTGGCAGCTGGAGGAACTTTATATCAAGATTTATCTTTAATACCTGGAAATGTTTTAAAACATAATCAAGTTTCTAAACCAACATTAAAAACTCATAAGATACAAATAGAAGAAAATTCTGTTATTTCAAGTATTTTTGGAAAAGAAACAATGGTAAATTCATTCCACCATCAAGCAATAGATAAACTTGGAACTGATCTTAAAGTTGTTGCAAGAGCTAGTGACGGAGTAGTTGAAGCTATTGAACATAAAACATATAAGTTTTTAGTTGCTGTTCAATGGCATCCAGAAATGTTGGCAGTTGAATGTGATGAAGCTAGAAAGCTTTTCAATAGATTAATAGAAGAAGCTAAGAAATAA
- the argS gene encoding arginine--tRNA ligase has translation MKIISKELTDIFQNLVDNLFPDKELKPVEITVATNENFGDYQCNFAMINSKIIGDNPRKIAEEIKAKFPYGEIVEKLEVAGPGFINIFLTDKYISESIKKIGEAYDFSFLNRKGKVIIDFSSPNIAKRMHIGHLRSTIIGESIARIMRYLGYDVVADNHIGDWGTQFGKLIVGYRKWLNREAYEKNAIEELERVYVKFAEEAEKDPSLEDLARAELKKVQDGEEENTKLWKEFITESLKEYNKLYERLDVHFDTYYGESFYNDMMADVVKELEEKKLAVDDDGAKVVFFDEKDNLFPCIVQKKDGAYLYSTSDIATVKFRKDNYDVNKMIYLTDARQQDHFKQFFKITDMLGWDIEKYHIWFGIIRFADGILSTRKGNVIKLEELLDEAHSRAYDVVNEKNPNLSEEEKQNIAEVVGVSSVKYADLSQNKQSDILFEWDKMLSFEGNTAPYLLYTYARIQSILRKIDEQNIELNDSVEIKIENKIERSLATHLLTFPISVLKAAETFKPNLIADYLYDLSKKLNSFYNNCPILNQDIDTLKSRAFLIKKTGEVLKEGLSLLGIPVLNKM, from the coding sequence ATGAAGATAATTAGCAAAGAATTAACAGATATTTTTCAAAATCTTGTTGATAATTTATTTCCAGATAAAGAATTAAAACCAGTAGAAATTACAGTAGCTACAAATGAAAATTTTGGGGACTATCAATGTAACTTTGCAATGATAAATTCAAAAATAATAGGGGATAATCCAAGGAAAATTGCTGAGGAAATAAAAGCTAAATTTCCTTATGGAGAAATCGTTGAAAAATTAGAAGTTGCAGGGCCAGGTTTCATAAATATATTCTTAACAGATAAATACATTTCTGAATCTATAAAGAAAATAGGAGAAGCCTATGATTTTTCATTTTTAAATAGAAAAGGGAAAGTTATCATAGATTTCTCATCACCAAACATTGCCAAAAGAATGCACATAGGACACTTAAGATCAACTATTATTGGAGAATCAATAGCTAGAATAATGAGATATTTAGGATATGATGTTGTTGCAGACAATCATATTGGAGACTGGGGAACACAGTTTGGTAAGTTGATAGTTGGATACAGAAAATGGCTTAACAGAGAAGCTTATGAAAAAAATGCTATAGAAGAATTAGAAAGAGTTTATGTTAAATTCGCTGAAGAAGCAGAAAAAGATCCTTCTCTTGAAGATTTAGCAAGAGCTGAACTTAAAAAAGTACAAGATGGTGAAGAAGAAAATACAAAACTTTGGAAAGAATTTATAACAGAATCTTTAAAAGAATACAATAAACTATATGAAAGATTAGATGTACATTTTGATACATACTATGGAGAATCTTTCTATAATGACATGATGGCAGATGTTGTAAAAGAATTAGAAGAAAAGAAATTAGCAGTTGATGATGATGGAGCTAAGGTTGTATTTTTTGATGAAAAAGATAATTTATTTCCTTGCATAGTTCAAAAGAAAGATGGAGCATATCTATACTCTACTTCTGATATAGCAACTGTTAAATTTAGAAAAGATAACTATGATGTAAATAAGATGATATATCTTACAGATGCTAGACAACAAGACCATTTTAAACAATTCTTTAAGATAACTGATATGCTTGGTTGGGATATAGAAAAATACCATATTTGGTTCGGTATCATAAGATTTGCTGATGGTATTTTATCAACTCGTAAAGGAAATGTTATCAAACTTGAAGAGTTATTAGATGAAGCACACAGTCGTGCATATGATGTTGTAAATGAAAAGAACCCTAATCTTTCTGAAGAAGAAAAACAAAATATAGCAGAAGTTGTTGGAGTAAGTTCGGTTAAATATGCTGACCTATCTCAAAATAAACAAAGTGATATACTATTCGAATGGGATAAAATGCTAAGTTTTGAAGGAAATACAGCACCATACTTACTATATACTTATGCTAGAATACAATCTATTCTTAGAAAAATAGATGAACAAAATATAGAATTGAATGACAGTGTGGAAATTAAAATAGAAAATAAAATTGAAAGATCTTTGGCAACTCATCTATTGACTTTCCCAATATCAGTATTAAAAGCTGCTGAAACATTTAAACCTAATCTAATTGCAGATTATTTATATGATTTATCTAAGAAGTTAAATAGTTTCTACAATAATTGTCCTATATTAAATCAAGATATAGATACTTTAAAATCAAGAGCTTTTTTAATAAAGAAAACAGGTGAGGTACTAAAAGAAGGATTGTCTTTACTTGGAATACCTGTGCTTAATAAAATGTAA